Proteins encoded together in one Bradyrhizobium sp. PSBB068 window:
- a CDS encoding sugar kinase yields the protein MNFQDGAPKVPPRILCIGLPVRDLTFRVNVPARGSKENATHFDEICGGNALNAAIGIVRLGGRASICGPMGDSRETSSRYIFDKLAQEGIETNHLIHMPDLVTPISAIMIDDTGERTIVTFRDPELWKVKLPPTDLLLEDCAAILTESRCAPFCTELCAEAVKRGIPVVVDVDRAMSMREGLLTASSHLVFSSEPLQQTADVTDDGQALHKLAKLTRSFLAGTRGPKGTIFLNEQGELEESPAFPVHTVDTLGAGDVFHGAFALAITEKQELRQALRFASAAAALKCTRFGGAYAAPQRTEVEAFLGEHVDARPA from the coding sequence ATGAATTTTCAAGACGGCGCCCCGAAAGTCCCGCCCCGCATCCTCTGCATCGGCCTGCCGGTGCGCGACCTGACCTTCCGCGTCAACGTTCCGGCGCGCGGCTCCAAGGAGAATGCGACGCATTTCGACGAGATCTGCGGCGGCAACGCGCTGAACGCCGCGATCGGCATCGTCCGGCTGGGCGGCCGCGCCTCGATCTGCGGGCCGATGGGCGATTCGCGGGAGACCTCGAGCCGCTACATCTTCGACAAGCTGGCGCAGGAAGGCATCGAGACCAACCATCTCATCCACATGCCTGATCTGGTGACGCCGATCTCGGCAATCATGATCGACGACACCGGCGAGCGCACCATCGTCACCTTCCGCGATCCCGAACTCTGGAAGGTCAAGCTGCCGCCGACCGACCTGCTGCTGGAGGATTGCGCGGCGATCCTGACCGAGAGCCGCTGCGCGCCGTTCTGCACCGAGCTGTGCGCCGAGGCCGTCAAGCGCGGCATTCCCGTCGTGGTCGACGTCGACCGCGCGATGTCGATGCGGGAAGGGCTGCTGACCGCCTCCTCGCACCTGGTGTTCTCCAGCGAGCCGCTGCAGCAGACCGCCGACGTCACCGATGACGGCCAGGCGCTGCACAAGCTCGCCAAGCTCACCCGCTCGTTCCTCGCGGGCACCCGCGGCCCGAAGGGCACGATCTTTCTCAACGAGCAGGGCGAGCTCGAGGAGAGCCCGGCCTTCCCGGTCCATACCGTCGACACGCTCGGGGCCGGCGACGTCTTCCACGGCGCATTTGCCCTCGCCATTACCGAGAAGCAGGAATTGCGGCAGGCGCTGCGCTTTGCGTCCGCGGCCGCAGCATTAAAATGCACCCGCTTCGGCGGCGCTTATGCCGCACCGCAACGTACTGAAGTTGAAGCGTTTTTGGGCGAACACGTCGACGCCCGGCCGGCCTGA